The following are encoded together in the Salinibacterium sp. UTAS2018 genome:
- a CDS encoding A24 family peptidase has protein sequence MTATLLVTIFASLLGLAVGSFLNVVVWRVPHGGKLSTPPSACPKCDHAIRSYDNVPVISWLFLRGKCRDCGEPISLRYPVVEAATAISFGIIAAVIGAETSMVWALPAFLYFAAISIALTLIDLDTQTLPNKIVLPSILVGLALLAMASAGTGNWYALLGAVLGSLALFIFYFIVAVVSPRGMGMGDVKLSAVIGLYLGWLGWGTVAVGAFAAFLLGGLFAIALLVFKKAGRRSAIPFGPWMIAGAWIGIAFGAQMWNGYLVAVGLS, from the coding sequence ATGACCGCGACACTACTCGTGACCATCTTCGCGAGCCTTCTGGGCTTAGCGGTGGGATCATTTCTCAACGTTGTGGTGTGGCGAGTGCCGCATGGAGGAAAGCTTTCTACGCCCCCGAGCGCCTGCCCGAAGTGCGATCACGCAATCCGCTCGTACGACAACGTCCCTGTGATCAGCTGGTTATTCTTGCGTGGAAAATGTCGAGACTGCGGAGAGCCGATCTCGCTTCGTTATCCAGTCGTCGAAGCCGCGACGGCGATATCGTTCGGCATCATCGCTGCGGTGATTGGCGCCGAAACGAGCATGGTGTGGGCATTGCCAGCATTCCTCTACTTCGCAGCGATTTCAATCGCCCTGACGCTCATCGATCTGGATACTCAGACGCTGCCTAACAAGATCGTGCTCCCATCAATCCTCGTGGGGCTCGCATTGCTAGCTATGGCAAGCGCTGGCACGGGCAACTGGTACGCGCTCCTGGGAGCAGTGCTCGGCTCGCTCGCGCTTTTTATCTTCTACTTCATCGTGGCCGTAGTTTCCCCGCGCGGAATGGGGATGGGCGACGTCAAATTGTCCGCTGTGATCGGGCTTTATCTCGGTTGGCTCGGTTGGGGAACGGTGGCAGTGGGGGCTTTTGCGGCGTTCCTGTTGGGTGGGCTGTTCGCAATTGCACTTTTAGTATTCAAAAAGGCGGGTCGCCGGTCGGCGATCCCGTTCGGTCCGTGGATGATCGCTGGAGCCTGGATTGGCATAGCGTTCGGCGCACAAATGTGGAATGGATATCTGGTGGCTGTCGGTCTTAGCTGA
- a CDS encoding fimbrial assembly protein, which yields MSEKKPTARREVKVAIAYPPSVNLLPPEVGMRKSAARSRGRAIFVALVAVGIAILAAAGANVYSLQRGVALENARSLTLSLTTQQGEYNEVRSANQLLSTTQAARLFAYSTEVSLKFLIDQMNSKLSSGMTISGYNFDTANPLQGFAPASSPLDQQSMAAFSLEIGANSVGDIDDWVRKLSSVDGVVQSTLLSTAVEEGGTFSGSVVVLIGDKALLHRFDEVIDGEEAAPEEAEPTPTESPEPDSETSEEESGS from the coding sequence ATGAGTGAGAAAAAGCCCACAGCACGGCGCGAAGTAAAAGTTGCCATCGCTTACCCGCCTTCGGTCAACTTGTTGCCCCCAGAAGTCGGAATGCGCAAGTCCGCAGCCCGTTCGCGAGGTCGAGCGATCTTTGTAGCCCTTGTGGCGGTTGGAATTGCGATTCTGGCTGCTGCGGGCGCGAACGTCTATTCATTGCAGCGTGGGGTAGCTCTCGAGAATGCGCGGTCCTTGACACTCTCGTTAACGACTCAACAGGGCGAGTACAACGAAGTGCGCTCAGCAAACCAACTATTGAGTACGACTCAAGCCGCTCGCTTGTTCGCCTATTCCACGGAGGTGTCCCTTAAGTTCTTAATCGACCAGATGAACTCGAAGCTCAGTTCCGGGATGACGATCTCTGGTTATAACTTCGACACGGCAAACCCGCTTCAGGGCTTTGCGCCGGCTTCATCACCGCTGGATCAGCAGTCCATGGCGGCATTTTCCCTCGAAATTGGCGCCAATTCAGTGGGAGATATCGATGACTGGGTGCGCAAGCTCTCAAGCGTAGATGGCGTCGTGCAGTCCACCCTGCTGTCGACTGCGGTTGAAGAGGGAGGCACCTTCTCGGGTTCAGTAGTTGTGCTTATCGGGGACAAAGCTCTGCTCCATCGGTTCGATGAAGTGATAGACGGCGAGGAAGCTGCCCCAGAAGAAGCTGAGCCGACACCAACTGAGTCCCCAGAACCGGATTCCGAGACGAGTGAAGAGGAGAGCGGCTCATGA
- the pilM gene encoding type IV pilus assembly protein PilM, translated as MGKKLVGLDIGSTAVRAVEVDSPHQQRPTILRFGEIPLPEGAVKAGEVVDSATVTAAIRKLWSAGGFKTRDVVMGVGNSKVLARDITVPRLPLNQVRESLPFQVQDLLPVPASDALLDFYPASEFEGETGPMLQGMLVAAIKAPLLVNVNAASAASVQPANVDLSAFALTRLFAGGEAANTTSLLVHIGAATTTLVALEGHVPHFIRFLPNGGADITKGISQRLDISMRDAEAIKRSVGVVAARATAEQRPALEVSFELVNETLLAIRATIQYFQNARNNRAIDRIVMSGGGSRLLGLAETVGEFTKVPTTQPDPFSLATAARGLRGTGDAQDMSVALGLVTGVSA; from the coding sequence ATGGGAAAGAAACTAGTGGGGTTGGACATCGGTTCCACAGCGGTACGCGCTGTGGAAGTCGATAGTCCGCACCAACAACGACCGACAATTCTCCGATTCGGAGAAATTCCGCTGCCCGAGGGCGCCGTCAAAGCGGGTGAAGTAGTTGACTCGGCTACCGTGACGGCTGCGATTCGTAAGCTCTGGTCTGCCGGAGGCTTCAAAACGCGCGATGTCGTGATGGGAGTTGGCAACTCGAAGGTGCTTGCGCGAGACATTACGGTGCCCCGCTTGCCTCTGAACCAAGTTCGGGAGTCGCTTCCCTTTCAAGTCCAGGACCTGCTACCAGTTCCGGCGTCGGATGCGTTGCTCGATTTCTATCCTGCGAGCGAGTTCGAGGGGGAGACCGGGCCGATGCTCCAGGGCATGCTCGTCGCTGCGATCAAAGCACCGCTTCTGGTTAACGTCAACGCTGCAAGCGCAGCCTCCGTTCAGCCTGCGAACGTCGATCTTTCGGCTTTCGCGCTTACGCGTTTATTCGCGGGAGGCGAGGCGGCGAACACCACGAGTCTCCTGGTTCACATCGGCGCTGCGACGACGACTCTCGTCGCGTTGGAGGGTCATGTGCCCCACTTCATTCGGTTCTTACCTAACGGAGGCGCAGATATCACCAAGGGAATCTCTCAGAGGCTCGATATCTCAATGAGGGATGCTGAAGCGATCAAGCGTTCTGTCGGAGTCGTTGCGGCTCGCGCAACCGCCGAGCAACGGCCCGCTCTTGAAGTGTCGTTTGAGCTGGTCAACGAAACGCTCTTGGCGATTCGCGCCACTATTCAGTACTTCCAGAATGCGCGAAACAATCGTGCGATCGACCGCATTGTGATGAGCGGTGGCGGGTCTCGACTTCTCGGTCTCGCTGAGACAGTCGGTGAGTTTACAAAGGTACCGACGACACAGCCCGATCCGTTCTCGCTCGCCACGGCAGCGCGAGGACTTCGGGGCACGGGAGATGCGCAAGATATGTCTGTGGCTCTGGGATTGGTAACAGGAGTATCCGCATGA
- a CDS encoding Tfp pilus assembly protein FimT/FimU, whose amino-acid sequence MNRMRITLSTRIRRIRADERGVTLAELIVTIALLTMMLAMVMTIFISFTRSFTSDRSASNNTASATVAMNELTRVLRSGTQLKLASGALTPVFSEATAERVVLTAYLDTEAASPQPVRVMFEVTPERTLVETRWEPTGESKGVFTFDLDSPTSERTVVRQIAAGGKPVFSYLKAVTVREPGAPTEIVWNDGDPYSKILAVTVTMTVQTDPSGAAKTATLQNTVGIPNLDVPRIGFTP is encoded by the coding sequence ATGAACCGTATGCGCATTACGCTATCGACTCGAATACGGCGTATTCGAGCAGATGAACGCGGTGTTACGCTCGCGGAGCTCATCGTCACGATCGCGCTGCTCACGATGATGCTCGCAATGGTGATGACTATCTTCATCAGCTTCACGCGTTCCTTCACGAGCGACCGTTCGGCTTCCAACAACACGGCATCCGCCACAGTCGCGATGAATGAGCTAACGCGCGTGCTGCGTTCCGGAACCCAATTGAAGTTGGCCAGTGGTGCACTTACCCCTGTCTTTAGCGAGGCTACCGCCGAGCGAGTCGTACTCACAGCCTATTTAGACACGGAAGCGGCTTCGCCCCAACCAGTGAGAGTGATGTTCGAGGTCACGCCTGAGCGCACTCTGGTCGAGACTCGGTGGGAACCGACGGGCGAGAGTAAAGGGGTGTTCACTTTCGATCTGGACTCGCCGACTTCTGAGCGCACTGTGGTCCGTCAGATCGCTGCCGGCGGGAAGCCCGTCTTCTCGTATCTAAAGGCGGTGACCGTGCGAGAGCCCGGAGCTCCTACTGAAATCGTCTGGAACGACGGCGATCCTTACTCGAAAATTCTTGCGGTAACGGTGACGATGACCGTCCAAACCGACCCCTCCGGCGCTGCGAAAACTGCAACTCTTCAAAACACCGTCGGTATCCCGAACCTTGACGTTCCTAGAATTGGATTCACACCATGA